AGTATGTATCTCTCCCCCCTCCGACTCCACGACGTCGGCGAGTGCGTCGACGACCCCCGAACAGCCGCCCTTCGGAACCCCGGGCATACCGTACTTCTTCGTGTTCTTCATTATGGCGTAGATCTCGTCGACTGGCATCTCCTCCGCCGTCAGGGAACACGACCAGCCACAGAAGGCGTCGGCTACGTCACGCATCTCGCCGCTCGTGATGTCGTCGAGATTTCTCCCTCTCACGAGACCGTACCACGCTCTGAGGTACCAGAGAGCGTTCTTGACGAGACCGTACTTGCCGAATACGTACTCGCTCATGAGGACGTCGTCGCGGCTGTCCCCGAAACGTATCTTAGCCGCGGGGTCACACTCGACTATATCGACGTCCGCGCCTACGTCGTCGAGTATTCTTCCGAGAGGACCCGTGGCTCCGTGTGGTATCATATGGAGCGCCCCGCTCGTCAGCTCGTAGCCCTCGTACTCTAGGTTACGGAAACGTCCTCCTATCTCGTAGTTCTTCTCGAATATTTCGACCTCGAAGCCCTCCCTCGCGAGCTTAGCACCCGCTGAGAGACCTCCTATTCCCGCGCCGACGACGACCGCTCTGGGTTTCGGAGCCATTACTTCTGTTCTATTCTATTCTGTTCTGTTTAGAGTATTCTCTCGGCGATTACCTCTGCGTTGAGGAGGCTCGCCCCCGCCGCGCCTCTCACCGTGTTGTGTGCGAGACACGAGTACTTCGTGCCCTTCGTGTCGTCACGTACCCTTCCGACACTCACCGACATTCCGTTGCCCGCGTTCCTGTCGAGTCTCGGCTGAGGTCTGTCGGGCTCGTCGTGGACTATGATCGTCTGGTCTGGCGCAGTCGGGAGGTCGAGAGTCGTGAAGTCGCGGAAAGCCTCCTTTATCTCCTCGGCTGTGGGGTCTTCGTCTAGCTCTCCCCAGACGTTTTCGAGATGTCCGTCGAATGTGGCGACGCGGTTACACGAAGCCGATATGCCGATCTCAGCCTCGTCTATCTCGGAGCCGTCGAACTCTCCGAGTATCTTGAGAGGCTCTGTCTCCATCTTCTTCTCCTCGTTGCTTATGTAGGGAATGACGTTGTCGAGTATCTCCATGCTGCTGACTCCCGAGTACCCGGCTCCGCTGACCGCCTGGAGCGTCGCGACGACTACACGTGAGAGACCGAACTCACGCAGAGCGGCTATCGTCGGCGTCATCGTGATCGCAGAACAGTTGGGGTTTTTGACTATGCCTCCGTCCCAGCCTCTCTCGTCCGACTGTACCTCTAAGAGGTCGAGGTGGTCGGGGTTTATCTCGGGTATTACGAGAGGTACGTCGTCCTTCATACGTCCCCATCCCGCGTTCGACGCGACTATGTAGCCATCGTCGGCAAAGGCGGGCTCGACCTCCTTTGCCGCAGACGACGGAAGCGCGCTGAAGACTATCTCGACGTCGTCGTCAACGTCGCCGGGCTGTGTCTCTCCTACCTCCAACTCCTTAGCCATCTCGGGAAGACGTGAGTCGAGTCTCCAGTCGACTACGTCGCTGTATGCGTTTCCCGCAGACGACTCGCTCGCTGTCACCGACGCGAGTTCGAACCAAGGATGGTCGTCGAGAAGCTGTATGAAACGC
This is a stretch of genomic DNA from Candidatus Afararchaeum irisae. It encodes these proteins:
- a CDS encoding NAD(P)/FAD-dependent oxidoreductase produces the protein MAPKPRAVVVGAGIGGLSAGAKLAREGFEVEIFEKNYEIGGRFRNLEYEGYELTSGALHMIPHGATGPLGRILDDVGADVDIVECDPAAKIRFGDSRDDVLMSEYVFGKYGLVKNALWYLRAWYGLVRGRNLDDITSGEMRDVADAFCGWSCSLTAEEMPVDEIYAIMKNTKKYGMPGVPKGGCSGVVDALADVVESEGGEIHTRHEVEAIDEGEVTVEGETVEADYVISNAGHRITARLMGDDDYLEEAESRPPSPGIKMSLGTDEPLLGYNGILFAPEAEKVDGINEVTHADPSLAPDGKHLTEAHMSWNPERETAGEAIRKAKSDLEEIFPDADYEILLSQGYKGDWPVNRVANGYKAGNDTPLDGVYVVGDAAKGKGGIEVEGIAMGVNDVVEEITATT
- the asd gene encoding aspartate-semialdehyde dehydrogenase, translated to MTNNTKVGVLGATGNVGQRFIQLLDDHPWFELASVTASESSAGNAYSDVVDWRLDSRLPEMAKELEVGETQPGDVDDDVEIVFSALPSSAAKEVEPAFADDGYIVASNAGWGRMKDDVPLVIPEINPDHLDLLEVQSDERGWDGGIVKNPNCSAITMTPTIAALREFGLSRVVVATLQAVSGAGYSGVSSMEILDNVIPYISNEEKKMETEPLKILGEFDGSEIDEAEIGISASCNRVATFDGHLENVWGELDEDPTAEEIKEAFRDFTTLDLPTAPDQTIIVHDEPDRPQPRLDRNAGNGMSVSVGRVRDDTKGTKYSCLAHNTVRGAAGASLLNAEVIAERIL